The sequence TACACACTACCCGGTGTAAGGTAGACCTGTATGGagaaataaaagcaaacactTTTATAACCTAGCTTATGCAAAGTATCCATACATTTCCTAAAATAGGTAAGTCGATCGAGATTCAATGGAGAAAATTTAACAAACTTGGACCTGCAATGCATTCAAAAATATGATTTGTGAAATACAAAATCAAGTTTCTACTCGCACCAATGCCTATATGGTCAGTAAATAAGCACATTGACACCAAAAGTCAGAAAAGTTTATTGAATTCAAAATAGGGCAGACAGGTATTCATTGCTGCTCCAAATgaaagaatcaaatcaaataattatatcatgaTTGAAGTCATTTCTAAAACTCATATTGCTACATTACAAAACATGCCCAATATTTTGCGATCAAGTCGACAAGCGGCCGACTTTAAGCGAATGTCAGCTCCAAATCAGGGAATAGAACATTGCTAACAGAAAATACTTCTATACACTTGCACATTACCTGAAGGTGCAGTTGCTCCAGCGTTCCAGCATATCGCCAAGATTTACAATAAATGCCCTGAAAATCAAGTACCAGCAATAAGATATTGAGAAAGCATCGTCACTAAATTGATAAACATCTAAATATGCATTTGAAGTTCAGACAGCCAAAATTTTCAATGTATATACAGGTTAAAAATACATGCACAACTTGTTCAATTCATAAGGCTTGGTACATCACTAATCCTTCGAAATTGTCAATCCAATGTTAGAAATAACATTTTGATATCGCTCCAATCACTCCAGAATTGTGAACAATGAAATAGACGATTTCTTTGCATACTATTTCAAACATGAATATCGCAGAATGTTttcaggaaaaataaaaattttaggtgACCAACTGCATATTTCAGATCATGCATGTACAATAATTGACTAGAAAACCACTGACACAAGGGACGGAAAATTCTTCCTGAGAAGATAAGAAACAGAACATAAAGCTACCCTTTTAACGGAGGGACATATTCCCATATCTGAGGATTAGCATCCTTGTCTCTACATATCTGTGTTTATTACAAGGTTCAAGAACATATTCGAGGAAAATTAACGAAAgagtattttaaagtttttgtcTTAATCCATACCTGAAGGCCAAAGACGTTGTCTGTAGCCAAAAGAGTAATTAAACCATAATCAGAATGTGCCCCAGCTCCAAATATGCCTTTTGCAGGCTCAGACACTTGATCTAAAGCATAGCCACAAATACTTAAATAGTGTCAATCAAGAAATACCCACTCttcattaaatttaaatcaatcaTCACCTGAATAATGTAGCAGCCGCAAGACTGCAATGGGTTTTCCAAGCATTTCGGTTTGGTCAAAAAAGTTAAATATTAAATCAAGTGCCTGGGCTATCAACCGTGAAACAGCTTTTGCTACTTCACTGCgtacaaataaatataaaggGTAATAAggagaaaagaaaattgatcATATGGAATACTGTTAGAAGGATTGGTAAATCCTAGTAATCtgaaagaagaaaagatgatttttaaaaaaaattataaatatgtaaaGGAGGAGAAACAATAAATGTATCACTAGTCACACAAAGAAGATGAAGAATATTCAGAGAACTTCACGAGAATGATAAAAGTGTATATTGTGcctttatgatttaaataaaagatCATGGGACTAATGGTGCCTGCTTGAATATCACATGGTCATTTAAGTAAAAACATTAGTTTTTCTTAATTGTAAAATCTACGGGCTTGACACTAAGCATCATGCTAGAAATTATTTTCTTGCCACAAAGACAACTTACATTATTATCCAGAATTTagaacatttaaatatattcaataGATGAAATGAGTCTTCCTCGTGACAGAATAAGAGGTGTCTCACagaacaaaataataagttgcAGGCTCATAGGTTGTCACCAAAGTTATGACACAGACAACTAGATACCAAGTACGAGCTTAAATATGGAATGAAGCATTGTCAATTAATGCACGAATAGGAGTTCGTTTTTCATATGCTAATAATTCAGGTGCCATTGCCATATAGTAACATCAAACTACATTAACCATGAAACCATTAGAAGCCATTATGCATTGCTTTTATTGAATACATCATTTGATTTTCTCATGTTTTATTTCAGTAACATCCGCAATTTacaaaatacaagaaaaaatcGGAAATAATTCAAAAAGCATATAGAGATGGACCATACAGATATAATTAAACCTCCACCAATGAAGAGATTCACCAGATTGGAATTGCATGGAGGTGTTTATGTGATAATAAATATCGTGTATCGCAAAATTTAGGACAAGAGGAACTAACAGTGCCTTCTGATGATACTTCTCCATAGTTTCCCTCCATGCAGGCAAGATGTCTACAAGAGTAAAGAATGACTGATAGTCAAAGCATGCACAATAAAAACACAACTTGTACAAACTTGTTTTGATTTGGTATTTTTCATAATGATTGGTGTCCTATGACATGCTTAAAGGGTGTGCGTGGATGGTTTGTGATTCACTTTGAAAATATGCACATGTTACCATAATGTGGCTTCAACGTTCGACAACTATTTTCTGAACCAATTGTTATGCAAAAAATCAATCCAACCTAAAATATTTACCCGCACGCGGCCACAGATTTGGCCCGTAGAATGGTTTCTGTGCATCAGGATCATCTTCAGACAATTCAATGCCAATGTAATATCCCTCTTTATAATCTCCTGAAACATGCATCGAAACTATAAGATTTAAACACAATTAAATACATGAACCGTAAAAAATTCCAGATGGTTGTGACCAACGGACTAGCAATCATGCAACGGCCTCATTTATCATGCATCAACTATAACCATTAACATGTAGAATTTTTTAATACAGCATGAGAAGCTGGACCAGCATACAGTAGCTAAAAGAGGCTaatctacaacaattttaggtCGCAGAAAAACTTAAGAAAGATAAACAACTTTCCACAAGTTCTATGTTAAGGCCAAACTTATGCAACTGTTTGGCTTTCGATTTTCCAGATTCAAAATCCCGTTATCTTATAATAATG comes from Primulina huaijiensis isolate GDHJ02 chromosome 17, ASM1229523v2, whole genome shotgun sequence and encodes:
- the LOC140962857 gene encoding kihadalactone A synthase LFS-like isoform X1 → MSAKASTQLPESASVSSLKCIDLSSPDIQSSVSLLKQACLDTGFFYVINHGIDNEFMEEVFFQSKRFFDLPMEEKMKLLRNEKNRGYTPVFDEHLDPVNQIHGDYKEGYYIGIELSEDDPDAQKPFYGPNLWPRADILPAWRETMEKYHQKALEVAKAVSRLIAQALDLIFNFFDQTEMLGKPIAVLRLLHYSDQVSEPAKGIFGAGAHSDYGLITLLATDNVFGLQICRDKDANPQIWEYVPPLKGAFIVNLGDMLERWSNCTFRSTLHRVVCTGQERYSIAYFVEPNHDCIVECLPTCQSHKNPPMFPPIKCQDYLDMKYKDTHADLNSYHVSK
- the LOC140962857 gene encoding azadirone synthase LFS-like isoform X2; translation: MSAKASTQLPESASVSSLKCIDLSSPDIQSSVSLLKQACLDTGFFYVINHGIDNEFMEEVFFQSKRFFDLPMEEKMKLLRNEKNRGYTPVFDEHLDPVNQIHGDYKEGYYIGIELSEDDPDAQKPFYGPNLWPRADILPAWRETMEKYHQKALEVAKAVSRLIAQALDLIFNFFDQTEMLGKPIAVLRLLHYSDQVSEPAKGIFGAGAHSDYGLITLLATDNVFGLQICRDKDANPQIWEYVPPLKGAFIVNLGDMLERWSNCTFRSTLHRVVCTGQERYSVSLLESPNV